TTCCTTTacggagggcgggggtggggtggggtggggtgggggagcccaCTCGCCCCTGGCGGGGCGCTGCTGCCACCTGCTGGACACAGGCTGCACTCAAGAGCCCGGCGCCTCCGCTCTCCCGGTGAGAACTTCCCCAGGATTTCAGGTGGCGAAGGGCATGTGTGTCTCAGCGTGTCCTTCCAGCTTCTGTCTGGTCGGCAGGCGTGATGGGAGGGCTGGCCGCACTGGAGACGCTTGCCAGAGGCTGCCGACAGCCCTGCCTTTGGGAAAAGCCTTCCCAGGAAGCTGTCCGTGATCAGCCACAGATCTGACGTCCAAGGACTCCCGTCCAACAGCCAGAGGTGCAGCCGGAGGGCCCCCCGCAGCGGTCATGCGATCGGCCGGGTTTGAGGAGCTGGAGCTGCGGGCCGCTGTTCTGGAGACTTCACGACCTCGTGGGCCGTCTCATGAGACGCAGAGGACACTGGCCTCTTAGCAGCGTCTGTAAACGCGGGCCGTGTGCCTCCCGAGACCACCCTCTCAGCCATGGCTCCTCCCCTGTGTCGCACTGTCCCTTCCTGCTCCCCCTGACCCTCGATGCACAGCTGCTCTGACTGGACTGTCTCTTCTTCCCATGTCCCACCCCTCCACTGACCCAGGCCATCTCCCATCCCCGGATTTCAGGACCCCCTACACACTGATGACAAGTCTGGAACTTTCCCCAACACTCTGAGCTCGCAAACAGACCTGCCCCTTGGATACGCCCACCAGAATCTCCAAGGGATCTCAGACTCCGCCCTGACTTGATgagccctccccccgccccagaaAGCTGCGTTTGGCCCAGTCGTCCTCTATTTGGTAAATGTTGCCTCTGCCTTCGTGTTTGCCGAGCCCACTCCCTGGAGGGCCCCCACTTCCTAGCTGTCCCCTGGGTCGTAGGCTCTGTCTCCACGTGTGTGTGGGCCCATGCCCCTCAGCCCGCCTGCACCTCTCTTCACACGGACGGTTGCAGGAGCACCTCGGCCTGTCTTCTCACCCCAGGCTCCCTTCTGTCCTTGCACTGCAGCTGGAGCGGGTTTTTGAACCCGAAGagcagcccctccctctcctcgcTCCTGCTCGACCCCTTTCAGTCCCTGGCTTTGCACTTGGAAGACAGCCCTGATGGTGCCCCACGAGGCCCAACACCCTGGCCCCCTGCCCGCTGCCCACCTCACGCCTGTCACTCCAGGCACAGCGGCCCCTCCTCCTGAGGCTGCGTCTCCCTGGGTGGCCCTGTCCTTTCTGTCCAGATGCTCTTCTCTCGCCATGGATCCTGGGCGCTCATCTTCCCAGGATTCATTGGAAGGGGACCTTCCAGGTGGGGCTCCCTGACCTGTCTACCCGGGGGGGCCCCCACATTGTCACTGCACCCTCTGGTGGCCTCCCAGGATCTCACACATGCCTTCCCCCGTTGGTTTTGTGTGTCTCACTATTCAGAGTCTGTGTCCAGCTCGAGATGTGCCATCGTTAGGGCACTGGTGTCTGTCCCATCAGTGATGCCCGGGGCCCAGCACGTGGTTCCACACCTAGTGGGCATGTGTCTAATTAACCCACAGGTGAAGATGTGACTCTTAACACATGGATGCTCAGGTGCCTTTTCTGTCCGACTGCCCCTGACCtcggggctgggctgtggccctgATTCCACTGAGCTGTGTAAAAAGCACACATTCTTTTGTTCCACTGGCAGAAGGTCcccggggcaggggtgggaattGGGGGTCCTGTGGTCAAGGCCCTTCTTTTCAATTCTGTGCCCTGTGCCTGGACATGCCTGGCATTGGGTTCCTCTGTTTCCTCCCCATAAACACTTTGGTCCTACCTGAAATGCCAGCATCACTTCTCCCGTTTGTCTTGGTAAGAAGAGTGTGCGTCTCAGGCACTGTGATATCCAAGCGGAGTGTGGGGGTGACAAAGGGACACAGAGGCGCGGACTCAGGGCCCTCTTGGTAGGAATGACAAAGACCCTGCTCTTAAGTCGAGGTCAGGCTTCCCATACCCTCACCCAGGGGCTTTCCTACCCCACACACCCACCCCGGCGCTGCTTCATAGCTGAAGAGGAGACGCCGGCTGACGCTTGTCCGGAGCCTAAGCACCGAGGCCTCTCCAGGTGGTGGTTACCATGGTTTCCAGGCAGCTGGGCAGGGCCGGCAGGGCAGCGTCCACTGGTCCACAGTGCCCGCAAGCCCTTCGCACCTGGAGACACTCAAGCTGCAGTCCCGTGTGAGTGGCTGGAGAGCGGGGAGACCCCCGCCAGCGTCTGCAGGACACCCCCACCCCGCGTGTCTTGCCCGCTGAGGTTGGAAGAGTCCCTCTGTCTGCCTCTCTGTGATGAgcctgcccccccgcccccatcgTCAGCCCCTTCCACCCCTCCCACGTCAAGGTGGGAGTTCACCGCCCCGGCCTCGAGGTTGCTGCGCCCCCAGGGTTCCCAGGGAATTTTGCTCCCTCAATTTTCCCCCTTTATTTTCACAGCATTTACCTCTGTCTTGGTAAAAATAATAGCCAATGCATTTTTCCAGGCAAGCAGCTCTTAAAATTTTAGGATGCTGGTGTTTGGAATCGAACGTAATATTTTAGAGGAAATTAAAGCTCTAattgcttttacttattttcatttttatgtatttttacctTTTGTTGTTGTCGGTGGTGGAGGTTTTGGGATTTGAATCAGGGCCCTGGGTGCGCTGTGCACgttctctgccactgagctacacccgccCCCAAAGTGCTCGTTGCTTTCAATGTGTTGTAAGTAAAATAACATAGAGTCCCAGGCTTGTTAGTAACAATAACAGGCCTGTTATCATGCAGTTGGATTAGAGTCTCAAAAACAAATATGATTGCTTCAGAGTTCtagtaaaaatgagaaaaatgagtcaTTAAGGAATTTGAGACTGCCCCCCACCCGGCACCGCTGTGCACATTAGAAACCAAGGCAGTGTCTCTGAGTTTCCCACTGAGCCACGCTCGGGGCCACTCGGAGGAGTCACTTCCCTGAAACGTGTTGATTTTCTCTAGAAGATAGTCCAGGGTGTTTACACCCCAAGTTCCTGTTCAGGCTTAAAGAGAGCTCCCTTTCCTGTATTTTTAAATCTGGAGCTAATCAGTCTTGTTAACGGCAGCTCCGTTGTGTTGCAGCTGACGGAAGCGTATCAGAGTTGGCCGTCCAGTGTCAGGCAGGGATTAAACGGGGGAGGACTGTGGGGACACCTGGTTGCTTCGTGCTAAATGGAAAACAGGGTCCTAAGAACATGTAGATAATAGAGCAGTTGTGGCTTTTGTGCCGAGGGTGGGGACAGGCCTGCCTGCTGTGCTGAACTCTAAGTCCAGCAGTGCTGTGCAAACACAGAGCCTGGTCCCCCCGGGCGGAGCCTAACCCGAGAGCCGTTCGGCTTGATGTGGAGCAGAAACCCAATGCATGAGCCTTGGGGACTTTGGACGGTCCCAGGGCCAGTGCAAGAAGACTGAAGAGCAAAACCGGTGGCAGGGGGCTGACACGTGTCGCGGGGGAAGCCAGGACAGGAGGGCACCCTGGATGGAAGGGTAAGGGCCCGGGCAAAGCCTGAAACGAAGATTATGAAGGAGATGTGAACAAGAGACTCTGGGGGGGATGGTAACAGACATAAAGTGATAAAAACCAATCTTTTGAAGATTGGCACTGACAGGCATCGTGGAAACCGCTGCCCCTGACAGAAGGGAAGGCAGGACAGCAAGGGTGGAGGAGAGTGCTCCTTCCCGCGTGCCCGCCAGGGCTCCCGGCAGACCAGAACAGGCAggtctcacacacacgcacacgcaggtACAGGGGTTTGTTTAAGGGAACTGGCTCGCGCGCCTGTGGGGCTGGCAGGCCTGAAACTTGCAGGGCCGGAAGCTCAGGCAGGGTTTCTGTGTTCGGGTCTGGAGGCAGAACTCCTTCTTCTCTGGGAAACTTCTGGTTTTCGGCTCTAGGGCCTTCACCTGATTGGACAAGGCCCACCACATTAGCAAGGGTACTCTCCTCTGCTCAGTGGATGCAGATGTTGACTCATCCACAAACACCTTCATGCGACACCTGGATTAGTGTCTGATGAATCACTGGACACCTGTCTAGCCAAGTGGACACacaattaaccatcacacttACCGAGGAAGGGAAGACGAAAAACCTATTTGAAACACAAGGAGGTGTAGATCAGGGTCCACGATGGTGTAAACTCTCTCAGGGACCAGAATGGACGCACACCAGCCCAGACAGGGCTGGCCATGAAATCCACCTCAGCGGCGTGGCGCCACCCCCACCAAGGCTCAGGGGAGTCTTCACCCAGGGCTGGAGAGCGTCCAGTTTCAAGAAGAGATACAAatctatacttttaaaatgtagagTCTTGGTGGGTTTTCTTAACTACAtataatacaaaaaattaaaaataacttgtgAGCCAATCAAAAGCTGTCTGTTGGCTGAACGCAGCCTTCGGACAGCCAGTTACAGAGTTCCGAGATGGACAATAATTTAACCGTCTCCACGCAGCACACAGGCGAGTCCCCTCCCGCTCCTCCCAGCTGGCAGGCCTGGGGCAGTGACGGCGCCGTGGAGAGCCAGGTGAGCAGGCGCACAGCCAGGGTCTGGATCTGATGCCTCCTCTCTGTCTCACACGCCGCGTCCACAACGCACACCTCTGCGACCTCCCCTCTGAACCTCTGTCTGCGAGGCTGCCTGGGCACTTGGGAGTGACGGAGACTCCTCCGGGCAGGCTCTCCACCCGTGACCTCCCTTCCCTCATGCAAGAAACCGCCGAGGATATGAAGCGAGATGTCACAGACCAGAGACGAGAGACAAGAGCCCGCGGCGCAAAGAAAGGCAAGATCTGTCTGTTCACTGTTTTGAGCTGCTCATAGCAGCTCAGCACGCCCTGGGTGTGTGAGTGTAGACCGTCTACACCCTCGGACAGCCTGTCTGATTAGAAGCAGGCCTGTCAGGTTACAGAGGACGAGAAAACAGCCCGGGACCTGGGAAAGTGCTCTCACCCCCCGGGGAGGAGACGGCCATGAGATGGGGCTGGCCTGTCCAGCGGCGGTGGCGGGGGGTGGATGGGGGACAGAGCCGGGTCTGGGTGCgcaggcccagggagggggcgAGCGGAGGGAGGAGGAAGCATGGTGCCTCACAGTCACGGTTCTCCTGTTTTCTGATCCCCGCCCCCAGACTGTTATCTGCAGGGTATGTTCCCTTCCACTGAAGACCCTGGGCACTGAGGGTGGATGGGTCAGGACGTGGCCTGGGCGGGGGGCTGTCTGGCCGGCAGAGCAGCTGCCTCCTTCCAGCTTTGCGTGCTGGTCCATCCTCGCTGCCATCCTTCCAGGAAAGTGTCATCACCCTCACTTTTCGGATGAAGATGGAGGCTCCGTAAGGTGATGTACCTGAGGTCCTTAAGCTAAAACTCCAGCTGAAGCCTTAGCCCATCCTGCCCAGTGGAAGCCCATCCCATCCTGACTGCAGAGCAGCAGCTCCATCATCTCCAGCTGAGCCATCCAGGTGAGAGCTTCTCTGACAGAATTCCCCAGGACACTTGTCCTCGGGCCTGTGGTTTCAGGGAAAAAGAGCCTCAAGATGGAAATTGTGTGAGGTCTCAGTGGACTTGAGATCACCGTGGCCGCATAACGAATTCACCTCGGGCCTGGGTCGCATTTTCGCATCCAGGCACAGGGATGTTGTCTTCCGAGTCTCTGAAGTTATTAAGCATTTTCTGATCTTCAAAGAGGCCTTTGTCCAGCTCACTAGTAGGATGTGCTGCTATCCAAAAAACCCCACTGGTTTTGGCTACTTAAAAATAAaccctgaaaacagaaaaacaaacaaacaaaaacaaaaccaggatGCCATAAGTGTTGGCGAGGAGGTGGAGAAATCGGGACCCTTGtgcacagctggtgggaatgtgaaacgGTGCGCCGTGTCCTGGCCAGGTCCACCTGCAGGACGTGTGTGCTCCAGGGAGGGTTCAGTGGCCTGGATTTtggaaagagaaacaagaaactgACCAGGGTTTTGAAACGGTGATAACCTTATCTGCATGGGGAAGGAAATTCATCATTCAGGTGGAAACCTGGGCCGCTGCCACCCCGGAGCTCAGATGGAGCTGAGATTTCTAAGGCTCACGGTCAGGACCACGCACCTGTTGTATTCTAAGAAGTGAGTCACAGGAGAAAAGAAACCGAAACCTGCCACTGGCAGTGAAATAGTTGTGGTCCTGAGGCCCGCTGTGTACACGGTCTGCTCACACTTTCCTTTTGAGTCATTTCCTCACTCAAAAAAGTAATTTGGAGAAGAACCGTGTTATTCCACGTCTGTAAAGAGGAAAGCCATCTGAGCGCCAAGCAGGGTCTTTGGCATGAGAGACAGGACCCCGGAAACATCCTCAGAGATGTTGTTCCGAGGACCCTGAGATGCCCACATACAAAAAAATGCCCCCGCCACAGGGTCCTCAGAAAATACCCAGAAAGGATTTACTAGACAGAATGAATCGCAGCCAAGCCTTGATTTAGCAGAGTTGTTGGGCATCTCGTTCACGAGGCTCTGTGTTGAGGGTGTATAGGTGAAAAGCTTTGTCCACAAAGGGCCCTCGTCTTGGGGACGTAAGCAAAGGTAACAGAGGGAGCTGGCCCCTTGGCAATAGACGAGGGACGTGCACTGGATGCTGTCATGTGCAGGCTCCGTGCTCAGCGGAGTTTCATGGACAACAATCCCGTGTGCTCTCATGTTATTATCCTCCCGCAGAAGGGGATAGTTCAGAGCGGGGCGGCCACAAGCCGGGAAGGGATGGAGCAGGGTGCTGACACAAAGGCCCTGACCATGGTCACTCACCCAGTGTctctcagccctggctgcacagTAACGGAACGAATGAAGGGGACTTCAAAGCGACATGTGCCCCCAGACCCACCGAGCCAGAACACCTGGGGTTGGAAGAGGCATCAGGGCTTCTAAAGCCTCCCGGATCCCACAGCTGAGCCCAGGAGACCGTCAGCGCTGCGGTGAGACCTCCCCATTCCCTCACACTGAGTGTGGGCAGGGAGGTGTGCAGGGCTGCGGCGACAGCGGGACGGAACCATGTTGGGGAGCGGTTATGCACAGTGCTTGCCAGCACGCCTTTCCAGGTATCGGCACAGGCTGGCTTTACCCCACCCTGGGGCACCTAATGGCTGTCACACTGCGACGTGCTTTCACGTGTGGACTCCCCTGGGTAGAGAGTAAGGGACTTAAACGTCCCACAGCAGGAAAGTGGCCAAGAAACATCTTCTGGGTCGATTATCGGGTTATCAATCAGCTTGATGGTGAATTTATCATAACACGGAAAATGTTTATCTTAAAcatattagatttttaaaattgcatttaaaatTGCATGTGCGGTAAGATGCAGGAGGAAAAacggaaacttttaaaaaagtctggtcatttatttaatttatttatttttaaatggaggtgctgggggttgaacccaggacctcacacatgctgagcatgcgctgtGCCCCTGCGCTCTGCCTCCCCCGACACTTCTGGTCTCTGAAAGGGAAGAACCCGGGCACAGAGCAGGAGGCTCACGCCGGAGGCTTTTACTCAGCCGTTCCACATCGTCATCTGGGCACATTTCCTTCATTTTCCCCCCAAGCATCAGAGTTCCagaaaattcatttatttcttttgaaggATATGTGAAAGgcgtgaaatctaaggaaaagatACACAGTTCAATATTTTTGCAATGGAAATCCTATTAAACTAACACGTAAACCAGCAATAAACACAGCTTGCCAGCTGCAGGGCTACACCGTTGCTGCTCGGCGTCAGGCAGGTGCCACGTCCTTCAGAAGCGCAGCAGCAGGGCCACGGCCGCGGTTCAAGCCTGGCTCTGATTAGGAGCCTTCCTGGGACACAAACAGCTCCGGGAACGGGACGTAGTTTTGCCATTTTCTGTTACCCAGTGCCACCAGTTTTAACCTTAAATATTGCAGAGACCACGGGACCACCCCCTGGGAAAAGCAGGGGGCTCTCTCTGTGGGCAGGACAGGTGCGGCTCCAGGTGAGACCGCCTGGCGTGGGCTGCCTGGGACCCTGTTTCACAAGGAGACCCTCAGCCTCGTCTAAGCACTTTGGGGAGTCCCTTTGGGGAGCATACCACCATGTTGAACAGAGAGTGAGAGATAAGGCAGTCAGCAAGGTGACTTTCTAAATCCTTTGTCACCATCACGAGCTACAGATCTGGGACATAATTTAAGAAGAATGAGAGGAGAAGATGCAGCCGTTGCTGGCCCAGGGGCCGGGGCTGGAGGAGGCCCACCTTCTCTGCGGTGGTCTGGCATCTGGGCTGGTCCCCACGTGCCTTCTGCACAAGTGACGCGGTGGCATCGGGTGGAAACAGCCATTTCACATGCAAACTGGGATCTCACACTGCGTGCTTCTCCCAGAAGGCGTAAAGCGGGGTGACTCTTTTAGAGTAAGGGAAGCAAATTGAGTTTCAAAAGCGTCTAGAcattcaaacttaaaaaaagttcCAGATGCAACATTGAGAGATTTAGTAGGAAAGTAATTCTTACAATAAACTGGggcaccagctgtgtggccttggatgTCATGTATAATCTGCACGACTGAAGCACCTGTCAATCAAACAGTTGTGCGCCAAGTGGCGCTGAGCTCGGGACACTGACAGCCGGGACCTGCTTGGGAACCAAAGCCCCACCTCCCCACGTCAGTGACCACAAGCCTGTGAAGAGGTAGGAAAGgagcaggctttttttttctttttgcatttacaAACAAGAATAGGAAGTTAAAATGACTTGCCAAGACCAAGCAGTGCCAGAACCACACCGCAACACTGCTTTCCACCTCCTTCTGCACCCCCGGTCCACCAGGGCACCTTCCTTCAGTGATGGGTGTGCGGTTGACCAGCATCCAAATCGTGTGTAAAGGAGGCTCTGGCTGGGCCCCTTCGACTGGCTGCGCCCCTTCGACTGGCTGCTCCGTCACGTAAATCAGCGGAAGGGAATCCCGGGAGCCAGGCGTGTGGGAGCCCTTGCTGCGGTCGTGCTGACACTTGAGCCCGACCTTTGTAGTGTGGAATCCTAACTCACCATCATTACTGCTCAGACCCGGTGGTTCCGGGGAAGCGGGTGGGGGGCTGGCGTCCTCAGGAGTCATCGTCCCTGGGCTCACAGCCCTGAGCCTCGGCCTCCGGCCCGCGGCCTCGGAGGGTGTAGAGGACCCTGCGGTAGGAGCGGCGGAAGGCGGGGCTGGAGAAGCAGTGCACCACGGGGTTCAGCGCGCCCTGCAGGTAGGTGAGGCTGCCCGCCACGTCGGAGGCGTGCACCGCGGCGCTCAGGGCCCCGCAGCCGCGCCCCCGCCGGGCGGCGGCCAGCAGGACTCGGGCCAGGAAACTGGGCAGGAAGCACAGCGCGAACAGCACCACGACCACGGCCACCAGCGCCTGCGCCCGCTGCAGCTTCGGCTGCTTGTCTGGGTCCCGGAGCctcctctggagaaccctgatgaTGCTGGCGCTGCAGAATAGGATGAGGCCAAAGGGAAGGATAaactggaggaagaagagggcTTCCTGCCAGATAGCACTGAAGGAGGACTCTGTCCGGGGCTCGGAGCCGGGGCACTGGGCCTCGGACAGGAGCACGCTCTGGTGGGTGAGGGCGGCCACCAGGAGCCACACGAGGGCTGAGATCCCCCAGGCCACCCGCGGGGCTAGAAGGTTGACCTTGAGCCGAGGGTGGGCCACTCGGAGGTACCGGTCCAGGGCCACGGCAGTGAGGAAGGCGACGCCTGACCCACGGCAGAGGGCCCGCAGGAAGGACATCACCTGGCAGGCGgtgtgccccaggccccaggtctTGTGTCTCAGGTAGAAGGCGGCGAGGAAGGGCAGGCAGGCGGCCAGCAGGAGGTCTGCCAGGACCAGGTTGAACAGGTAGACGGCGTAGGGCTTCCACACCTTCAGGCAGAAGAAGAAGGTCCAGAGGGCCACGGCGTTGCCCAGCATGCCCAGCACGCactccagcagcagcagcgagGCTGCCGCCAGCTCCGCCGCCTCGCTGTGCACTGAGCAGTTGGGTGGCAGCATGTCCCGAAGTCCCCGGGAGGGCTGAGCTCCAGGGATCAGGCTGCTGCTGGCAGTGCACTTTCCCAcagaagaacagaaaacacaCTGACCAGCATCTGAATGAGGTCAGAGGCAAAGTAAAATTTATTTGAGGAAGGAGGATCGGGGCAGAGGGAAAAAATCCCTTGCAGTTTTGTTTTGTCCTCAAAAAGGGGAAACTATGTTTCGCTTTGCATCATCTGGCATTCAGTGGAAGCTACAGTGTCCTGAGAGTGTCTGGCGTAGCCCGGCTGTGCACCCCAGCTGTCACAGAGGGGAGGGGACCTGGAAAGTTTAATTACATGAAGACAACTCGTCTTTATAAAGTTAAAATCATGATGGAACCAGAAAGTTGTTCTCTAGTTTGAACTGTTTTCCAAGCTCTGGTTCTACGTTCACCTGGAAGAGGATGTGGGGCGACCTGGTCCTTCAGGGTTGCCCGttttcccttgtcctctcattttgtcagattttattttctgctgaggctgcttccctgccctcccccgcTGCCCGGGTCGGGATCTACAGCGCTGGACCGTGCTTGTAAAGCTCACGGTTGGTTAAGGTGCACAGAATCCACCAGGATGTCAGGTCTGTGAACCCAGGGACGTGCCCTGTGTGCCTGAGACAAAACCATGCCTGGCACAAAATGGAAGTCAGAAAATACATGTGAATGAGGCTGGTCATTCCCACCCAGCGCTGGCCTGGCCCACCTGGGCCCTGGTCCACAGCTGACCCCAATTCATCCCGGCCCCGCTCAGCCTGGTTTGGGCTTTGCAGTCAAGTCGGCTTTAGTTCTATCTGGTTTCTCCACTCGGCAGCCACACGGTTTTGGGGAAGCAGGTGGACGTCAGTGCGCCCAGCCTCCTCGCCGGGGCGGATGTGACACCACCTGCCTGCAGGCTCCTTGTGAGCCTTTGCGATCCTGCCGCAGGGACTGCACTCGCACTGGATCTGGGATGCCGTGGGTGGCTCGACATTGACTGCGGTCATTATTAACCCCTATCTGACACTTAGACTTTTAGCAAAACTTGTTTTTCCCACCCCGGATGGTGATACAGTTCTGCATCACACTTCAGTTCCATGGGCTTCGAGGCCTTCACTTCGGAGACTTCATCTGAGAGCTCTAAGGGGTCTCAGCAGTAAGAACGACGAGAGTTTGCGGCATGCCGCCGGGTGTCTAGCACCGCTGTGCGCTCACCCGTGCTACAGCAATGAAGAGGGGCATGCGGTGCAGCAGGGACAGTTTTAAGCTCTATTCTGtggatggaggctcagagaggtcaagggaCTTGCTCGGGGTCACAGTGGGTGATGGGAGACCCTCCCAGCCCAGCTGGTGCCAGAGCCCGGGGTCCCGACCACACTGCCCGGCTGGCAGCACCCTCACTCCTGTGTTCATGAGAAGTCCACGTCTCAGGAGCCTGCCACGGCCACTGATTTGCATGATATTTCAGGTAGCTTGCTTTGTAGTCCTTCTGGCTTTAATTCTATCAAGGTTTTCCTTTGGACCTGCAGCCCACACATCATCCCATCTCTGCATCACGCATGTTCACCTGCCTCTGGTTTCCTAAGAAGATGCATTCAGAGAATGGTCCAAGCATCTGGAATTGCAGAAGTGTCCCGACTGGTACTTCTAGTGACACCTTCTCTGAACCATATGCCCATCATAAACGTTCCTTGGGGACACCAGGGGACAAGTTCCAGGCAAGGGTTGGCTGGAGACCACGTGTCTCATCTCTAAGGGTGCTGTAGCTCACGGTGACACCCAGAAAAGCTGGGAACTCACTCAACTATTCAGGGACCGAAATTACACAAATGCAGGTAAGTGATGGATTAAATCTCTTTCTCTCAACTTGCTTAAAACTCAGACCTTCGACGCTACCCTTCAGTGCAGATTTCAGTGCACAGTGTACCCCGAACTTGCTACATTGTAGATATTCTAGCTCAACAGGTAACACAAACATGAATGATggcatattttcctttttaaatgtagaaaatcaAAAAGTCACAGACTTTGAAaaaattctgcttcttttcctCAGCACCCTGATTTATTTTCCTTACTCCTGAAAGGTTGACTTGccctttactttcttttaaagTTATAATCTTTGAACTTCTCCCTCAGGGGTCTTGTCTTGTTAAACCTTAGTATCCCAGGAGCCCGGGTTTCAGTAACCGTTCTGTTTCCTCAGTGCTCTTCTTCTAAGGAGACTTCTCTGTTCTCAGTTCAGTTTGTATGGTGTATGTTTTTTACACGCCTGTTCTTAAATTTAAATGCTAATGGAATCGTTGCTTAAAAGCAACACACAAATTTAATTCGACCCATTCttcatttctagtttttcttttatgTCTGAAAATAACCAGAAGGAAGACTTTGTAAAGACTGAATAAACACTCTGCCTTAGACTTTCCTGCTAGTTGCTTTGAAGGTCCGCAGGGACCAGGCTGTTCCTACAACACTGCCTTCTCTCTGTGATCAGCTGTGAGTTTGGGGTCCCCGAGACCACCCCCAGGTTCAGTAATTTTCTAGAGGGACTCACAAGCTCACTTATATTCACAGTTACGCTTTATTGCAGAGAAAGGACACAGATTGGGATCAGCCAAGCAGGGATGGGCAtgggacagggtccggggcgtAATCGACGTGGGGCGTCCCTCC
This sequence is a window from Vicugna pacos chromosome 8, VicPac4, whole genome shotgun sequence. Protein-coding genes within it:
- the GPR31 gene encoding 12-(S)-hydroxy-5,8,10,14-eicosatetraenoic acid receptor encodes the protein MLPPNCSVHSEAAELAAASLLLLECVLGMLGNAVALWTFFFCLKVWKPYAVYLFNLVLADLLLAACLPFLAAFYLRHKTWGLGHTACQVMSFLRALCRGSGVAFLTAVALDRYLRVAHPRLKVNLLAPRVAWGISALVWLLVAALTHQSVLLSEAQCPGSEPRTESSFSAIWQEALFFLQFILPFGLILFCSASIIRVLQRRLRDPDKQPKLQRAQALVAVVVVLFALCFLPSFLARVLLAAARRGRGCGALSAAVHASDVAGSLTYLQGALNPVVHCFSSPAFRRSYRRVLYTLRGRGPEAEAQGCEPRDDDS